The region CGAACCCGCGAGCGGACGCCGGGTCCAGGACCCCGCCGAACGTGATCGGGGCCTCGCCGTCCACGCCCTCACGTAGACGGCGGACGTTCGCCGGCTCCGGAACGCCCGCCTCGACCTGCTCGGCGGCGTCCGGCCCGCACGGTCCCGACTGGAACAGCCAGACCGGGCGGCCGCGCAGCATCACCGCGTGCCGGCGCAGGAATCGCACGGCCTCGGGGCGCCACCGGCGCATGTAGAGCGCACTTCCCAGCACGACCGAGCGGTAGCCCGTGAGGTGATCGACGTCGGTCGCGGGGGCTACGTGCACACGCAGCCCCTGCGCGCGCAGCTCGTCGGCGATCAGCGCGGCGATACCGGCCGTTCCTCCTGCCTTCGACGCATGCACGACAAGCACGTCGGCGCGCGGACCTTCTGTGGTGGACATGCCAGCTCCCTTCCGAGGACTGCGTCCAGCCTCGCCGGGCAGGGCGGCCGGGACGAGGGCCGCAGGCCCGGCGTCGTGCCGCCGGCCGACCCCGGAGCAGGAGGCACTCGGCGGGTCGACAAGGGACTTTCGGCCCGCTCCCTCGGATCACTGTCGCCCGAAGACTGGAACCGTCCCCGTCGCCCGATCCCGTGGAGCTGATCCGTCGTGACCGTCACCTCCGGCTACCGACCGCCGGCCGTCCGCCCCGAGGCCGATCCGGCGCTCGCCGCCGTCGACCAGTGGTGGCGCGCCGCCAACTACCTCGCTGTCGGGCAGATCTATTTGCAGGACAACCCGCTGCTCACCGAGCCGCTGCGCCCGGAGCACATCAAGCCGCGTCTGCTCGGGCACTGGGGCACCACACCCGGCCTCACGTTCTGCTGGGCGCACCTGAACCGGGTGATCGCCGGACGACAGGGCCAGACGCTGTTCGTGACGGGTCCGGGCCACGGGGGACCCGCCGTGGTCGCGACGGCCTGGCTCGAGGGCACCTACACCGACCGGTTCCCTGACGTCACCCGCGACGTCTCAGGGATGAAGCGCCTGTTCCGGCAGTTCTCCTTCCCCGGGGGATCCCGAGCCACGCCGCGCCGGAGACCCCGGGATCCATCCACGAGGGGGGCGAGCTCGGCTACTCCCTGGCCCACGCCTACGGCGCCGCGATGGACAACCCCGACCTGCTGGTTGCCTGCGTGATCGGGGACGGCGAGGCGGAGACCGGTGCGCTCGCGACGTCCTGGCACGCCAACAAGTTCCTCGACCCGGTCGACGACGGCACCGTGCTCCCGATCCTGCACCTCAACGGCTGGAAGATCGCCAACCCCACGGTGCTGGCCCGGATCCCCGACGAGGAACTGCACGACCTGCTCAGCGGGTACGGCCACGAGCCGTTCGTGGTCGACGTAGGCGACGGCACCGACACGGCGGCCGCGCACGCGGCCATGGCCGCCGCGCTCGACCAGGTACTGGCTCGCATCGCCTCCATCCGCGTCCGGGCCGCGCGCGGCGAGCTCACCGAACGGCCCCGCTGGCCGATGATCGTGCTGCGCAGCCCGAAGGGCTGGACCGGTCCCGCCGAGGTCGACGGCCTGCCCGTCGAGGGGACGTGGCGCGCTCATCAGGTTCCTCTGGCCGCGGTCCGGGAGAACCCGGCGCACCTCGCCCTGCTCGAGGAGTGGATGCGCTCCTACCGCCCCGAGGAGCTCTTCGACGACGCGGGCCGGCCACGGCCAGGGCTGGACGCCGCCCTGCCCCCGCAGGAGAAGCGGATGAGCGCGACCCCACACGCCAACGGCGGCGAACTGCTCCGCCCCCTGCGGCTGCCCGACCTCGCCGAGTACCTGATCGACGTTCCCACGCCGGGGACCGTCGTGGCCAGCGCGACCCGGGTTCTCGGCGGCTGGGTGCGTGACCTGATCACTGCCAACCCGTCCACGTTCCGTTTGTTCGGCCCGGACGAGGTGGCGTCGAACCGCCTGCAGGACGTGTTCGCGGTGACCGACCGGGTCTTCTCCGGCGAGCGCCGTCCCGGCGACGACCATCTCGCCGCGCACGGCCGGGTGGTGGAGGTGCTCTCGGAGCACCTGTGCGAGGGCTGGCTGGAGGGCTACCTCCTCACCGGCCGGCACGGGATCTTCACCTGCTACGAGGCGTTCATCCACATCATCGACTCGATGCTCAACCAGCACGCCAAGTGGATCAAGGTGAGCCGGGAGATCCCGTGGCGCCGCCCGATCGCGTCACTGAACTACCTGCTGACCAGCCATGTCTGGCAGCAGGACCACAACGGCTTCTCCCACCAGGACCCCGGATTCCTCGACCACGTCGTGAACAAGAAGCCCGACATCGTGCGGGTCTACCTGCCGCCGGACGCGAACACGCTGCTCGCGGTGACCGAGCACTGCCTCGCGAGCCGGGACCGGATCAACGTCGTCGTCGCGGGCAAGGCCCCGGCGCCGCAGTGGCTCTCCGCCGACGCGGCCCGGGCGCACGTCGCCCGGGGCATCGGGGTCTGGGACTGGGCGTCGAACGATGCGGGAACCGAACCGGACGTGGTCCTCGCCTGCTGCGGTGACGTGCCCACGCGCGAGACCCTGGCGGCGGTGGGCCTGCTGCGCACCCACCTGCCCGATCTTCGGGTGCGGGTGGTCAACGTCGTCGACCTGATGCGGCTGCAGGACCCGGGCCAGCACCCCCACGGACTGTCCGACCGCGCGTACGACGCGCTGTTCCCGCCACGCGCCCCGGTCATCTTCGCCTTCCACGGCTATCCCTGGCTCGTCCACCGGCTCACCTACCGCCGCGCCAACCACGACCAGCTGCACGTACGCGGATACACGGAGGAGGGCACGACGACGACCCCGTTCGACATGCTGATGCTCAACGACCTCGACCGGTTCCACCTCGTCGCCGACGTGATCGACCGCGTGCCTGATCTCGGCGTCCGGCACACCGCCCTGCGCCAGCACATGCTCGACGAGCGCCTGCGCTGCCGCGCCCACACCCGCGCCCGCGGCGAGGACGCCCCCGACATCCGCGACTGGGCGTGGACCGGATGCGGATCCTGACCGTCAACGCCGGCTCGAGCACGGTCAAGATCCGCGTCCTCGATGGACACGGCTCGCCGTGGACACTCGTGTGCGCGCGCGACCTCGACGCGGACCGCGGACGTCCCGACCCCGCAGAGCTGCGCCGGGCGTTGTCGTCGCTCGGCCCGATCGACGGCGTCGGCCACCGCGTCGTGCACGGAGGTCACCGGTTCACCGGCCCGGCCGCGGTGGACCGACAGGTCCGCTGGGCCCTGGGGGACCTGTCCGCGATGGCCCCGCTGCATCAACCGCCGGCGTTGGCCGCCATGGACGCCACGTCCGCGCTGCTGCCGGACACCCCGGCGGTCGCGGCCTTCGACACCGCCTTCCACGCCCGGCTGCCCGCAGCGGCCTCCACCTACGCGGTCCCGAGGTCGTGGCGGACCACGTTCGGGGTGCGCCGGTTCGGTTTTCACGGCCTCGCCCACGAGTGGGCGGCCCGTCGCACGGTCGCACTCGTGCCTGATGCCTCCCGGATCGTCGTCGCACACCTCGGGTCGGGAGCATCACTCTGCGCGGTCACCGTCGACGCCGACGGCGCGCCGCACTCCGTCGACACGACGATGGGCTACACCCCGACGGCCGGCCTGGTGATGGGGACCCGGTGCGGCGACCTGGACCCGGCCGTCCCGCTCTACCTCGTCGAACGCCATCATCTGCCGGCGGCCACCGTGGCCGCCGCCCTGGACCGGGAGTCCGGCCTGCTCGGCCTCACCGGTACGTCCGATATGCGTACCGTCCGCGACCGAGAGGGCGCAGGCGAGCCGGATGCGGTGCTCGCGATCGAGGTCTGGCTGCACCGGTTACGAGCCGGGATCGCCGCGATGACCGCCGCCCTCGGCGGGCTCGACGCGCTCGTCTTCAGCGGCGGCGTCGGCGAGAACCAGCCCGAGCTCCGGCGCCGCACCGTCAACGGGCTCGGATACCTCGGGCTGGCCCTCGACGCGACCGCGAACGCGACGTCGTCAGGCTCGGCCGAGGCAGACATCTCGGCACACGATGCCCCGGCCAGGACGCTCGTGGTGCACGCCCGAGAGGACATCGTGATGGCGCAGCAGGTCCGCGACGTGCTGGGCGCTCTGGGCCCCGTCCGGGCGCGGGCCGTGCGACCCGGCCACTGGGGGCCGGTGTCCCCTGTGCACTACGGCGCGGGCGGCCGACGCTCGGAGGTATGACGAACAATCCGTACCCCGTGCGCGTCGAGGGTCGGCGCGACCCGGGCCTCTCGCGATGGATGTGGCTGGTCAAATGGCTGCTGCTGATCCCGCACCTGGTCGTCCTGGCCTTCCTCGGCCTCGCGTTCTGGGTGCTCACGATCGTTGCCCTCGTCGCGATCGTGGCGACCGGGCGCTACCCACGGGCGATCTTCGGCTTCAACCTCGGTGTGCTGCGCTGGGCCTGGCGAGTGGCCTACTACGGCTACGCCGCGAACGGCACCGACCGCTACCCGCCGTTCACCCTCGCGGATGTCCCGGACTACCCGGCCCGCCTCGACGTCGACTACCCCGAGCACCTCTCCCGCGGGCTGGCGTTGGTGAAGTGGTGGGTGCACGCCCTGCCGCACTACCTCGTCCTGGCCTTCTTCGTCGGGGCCGGCGGCTCGATCGTCTGGCGCATCGGCACGACGGGGCCCATGGGCTTCGACGGCGGACTGGTGTCGGTGCTGGTGCTGATCGGCGCCGTCGCACTCCTGTTCACCGGTCGATACCCGCGCGGTGTCTTCGACGCGGTGCTGGGCATGGACCGTTGGGTGCTGCGTGTCGTCGCCTATGCGGCGCTGATGACCGACGCCTACCCACCCTTCCGGCTGGACCAGGGCGGCCCGGACCCCGCGCCCCTGACGCCCGTGGGCCCGTCGCGCGGACCGGGGAAGACCACGACCCGGCCCCAGGTCGGGGCATCCGCGGACATCGCGGTGGAAGCAGTGCCCTGATCGTGCTGGGGCCGCGCTCGCGCCGCCCCGGCGAGGAGGTGAACGTGATGATGCACGGATGGATGCCTTTCGGCTTCGGCCCGGGCTGGATCCTCTCGACCTCCGGCTCGCCCGGGGCGAGATCGACGTCGACGACTACGAGCGGCTGCGCCGCAAGCTAAGTCATCACCACGAGATCGGCTGAGCCCTACAGGGAGGACGGATGCGTGCCTGGGTCGTGCACCGGCCGGGTCCGATCGCGACCTCACCGCTGGTCATGGTGGAGCGGCCCGACCCGGAACCGGGCCCGGGCGAGGTGCGGCTGCGGGTGCGGGCGTGCGGTGTATGCCGCACGGACCTGCACCTCGCCGAAGGTGACCTGCCGCCCCGCCGTCCCTCGACGGTCCCGGGACACGAGATCGTCGGCGCGGTCGACGCCCTCGGTGAGGGCGTGGACCGGTTCGGGCCGGGTGAGCGGGTCGGGGGCGCCTGGCTCCGCGGCACGTGCGGCCGGTGCCGGTTCTGCCGAACCGGCCGGGAGAACCTCTGTCCCGACGCGACGTTCACCGGCTGGGACGCCGACGGCGGGTACGCCGAGTACGCGGTGGTGCCCGAGGCCTACGCCTACGCCCTGCCCGACGCCCTCGACGACGTCACCGCCGCGCCGCTGCTGTGCGCGGGCATCGTCGGCTACCGGGCCCTGAAGCGGGCCGAGCTGCCGCCCGGCGGCCGGTTGGGGATCTACGGATTCGGCGCGTCCGCGCACGTCGTGGCGCAGGTGGCGATCGCGCAGGGCGCCACGGTTCATGTCCTCACGCGCTCCGCCGCCGCACGCGAACTCG is a window of Pseudonocardia sp. T1-2H DNA encoding:
- a CDS encoding flavodoxin domain-containing protein, whose translation is MSTTEGPRADVLVVHASKAGGTAGIAALIADELRAQGLRVHVAPATDVDHLTGYRSVVLGSALYMRRWRPEAVRFLRRHAVMLRGRPVWLFQSGPCGPDAAEQVEAGVPEPANVRRLREGVDGEAPITFGGVLDPASARGFVAKWMARGGLAGDFRDPERIRGWARVIAEEIRPAEPSGRSEVLPVG
- a CDS encoding acetate/propionate family kinase, which codes for MRILTVNAGSSTVKIRVLDGHGSPWTLVCARDLDADRGRPDPAELRRALSSLGPIDGVGHRVVHGGHRFTGPAAVDRQVRWALGDLSAMAPLHQPPALAAMDATSALLPDTPAVAAFDTAFHARLPAAASTYAVPRSWRTTFGVRRFGFHGLAHEWAARRTVALVPDASRIVVAHLGSGASLCAVTVDADGAPHSVDTTMGYTPTAGLVMGTRCGDLDPAVPLYLVERHHLPAATVAAALDRESGLLGLTGTSDMRTVRDREGAGEPDAVLAIEVWLHRLRAGIAAMTAALGGLDALVFSGGVGENQPELRRRTVNGLGYLGLALDATANATSSGSAEADISAHDAPARTLVVHAREDIVMAQQVRDVLGALGPVRARAVRPGHWGPVSPVHYGAGGRRSEV
- a CDS encoding zinc-dependent alcohol dehydrogenase family protein — its product is MRAWVVHRPGPIATSPLVMVERPDPEPGPGEVRLRVRACGVCRTDLHLAEGDLPPRRPSTVPGHEIVGAVDALGEGVDRFGPGERVGGAWLRGTCGRCRFCRTGRENLCPDATFTGWDADGGYAEYAVVPEAYAYALPDALDDVTAAPLLCAGIVGYRALKRAELPPGGRLGIYGFGASAHVVAQVAIAQGATVHVLTRSAAARELALELGAVSAGPADGMPPEPLDAAVTFAPVGELVPRAMRALDAGGTLAVAGIHLSDIPVLNYQAELFREKQLRSVTANTRADGEEFLRLAAALHVRPRVDPHPLSTADEVLADLAADRITGAAVLVPD